A single region of the Salipaludibacillus sp. LMS25 genome encodes:
- a CDS encoding TVP38/TMEM64 family protein, whose protein sequence is MPTKLLLKIVAVLTLIGILIYFNNTHLKLHPDQIQRTVLSFGIWAPIMFIIIFSLRPFVLFPSSVLAIAGGLSFGPVLGPLVTYVGSLSGAIVSFLVVRKLGGRLNQKEWQGRGKSLQKNIESNGFYYVMALRIIPVINFDFVSYLSALSRISFYKYVGATMLGIIPGTLAFNLLGASFVDLSLHMILLTTFMFIVALAIPIIIRKVMKKKNIDIDLLPDEHL, encoded by the coding sequence ATGCCAACAAAACTTTTGTTAAAAATTGTGGCCGTTCTAACTCTTATCGGCATTTTAATTTATTTTAATAACACACACTTAAAATTACATCCAGACCAAATACAGCGTACTGTGCTATCGTTTGGCATTTGGGCTCCTATTATGTTCATAATCATTTTTAGTTTACGGCCTTTTGTGTTATTTCCGTCTTCAGTTTTAGCTATAGCAGGCGGCTTATCGTTCGGACCGGTCCTTGGTCCATTAGTTACTTATGTCGGTTCACTTTCGGGGGCGATTGTCTCGTTTCTAGTTGTCAGAAAACTTGGTGGACGCTTAAATCAGAAAGAGTGGCAGGGGAGAGGGAAATCCTTACAAAAAAATATTGAATCAAATGGCTTTTATTACGTCATGGCTTTGAGAATCATTCCTGTCATTAATTTTGACTTTGTTAGCTATTTATCAGCTTTGTCACGTATCTCTTTTTATAAATATGTAGGGGCTACAATGTTAGGGATTATTCCAGGAACATTAGCATTCAACCTTTTAGGTGCTTCTTTCGTGGATTTAAGTCTTCATATGATCTTACTGACTACGTTTATGTTTATCGTAGCATTAGCGATCCCTATTATTATAAGGAAAGTAATGAAGAAGAAAAATATTGACATTGATTTGTTACCAGATGAGCATTTATAA
- a CDS encoding FAD-binding oxidoreductase → MKPYIVVGGGILGASTAYHLAKDGYGVTLVDREDKGQATYAGAGIICPWLSQRRNQVWYRLVKAGANFYPPLIKSLKNIGETTTGYKQIGAMALHHDEKKLHDIEKRAYKRRENAPEIGEITRFSHTEAKRMFPPLANGYGAVHVSGGARVDGKDLRDALLRAAKKQGANIIHGNAKLMTNRTNVTGVEVDGNELLASKVVLAAGAWTDELLRPLGKTLLVKPQKGQILHLELPQTNNDNWPVPVIIPPGDYYMVSFGNGRLVTGATREDNSGFDYRVTAGGIYDVLNETFQVAPALKESRVVETRVGFRPFTPGSLPVIGKVPDIEGVVMATGLGATGLTAGPFLGSLLAKLAVGEKSDFPIEDYNCEAAFQS, encoded by the coding sequence ATGAAACCATATATCGTAGTAGGTGGGGGAATTTTAGGAGCGTCAACAGCTTATCATTTAGCTAAGGATGGCTATGGTGTCACTTTAGTTGATCGAGAAGATAAAGGACAAGCCACTTACGCTGGAGCAGGGATTATCTGTCCGTGGCTGTCACAGCGACGAAATCAAGTGTGGTATAGGTTAGTGAAAGCAGGGGCCAACTTTTATCCACCTTTAATCAAGTCTCTAAAGAATATAGGAGAAACAACTACTGGCTACAAACAAATTGGTGCAATGGCACTCCATCATGATGAGAAAAAATTACATGACATTGAAAAAAGAGCTTATAAACGACGAGAAAACGCACCGGAGATTGGAGAAATCACACGTTTTTCTCACACGGAAGCAAAACGAATGTTTCCTCCTCTTGCGAACGGTTATGGTGCTGTTCATGTAAGCGGCGGAGCCCGTGTTGACGGAAAGGACTTGCGCGACGCCTTATTACGAGCAGCTAAAAAACAAGGGGCCAATATCATTCATGGTAATGCCAAATTGATGACAAATCGAACTAACGTAACAGGGGTAGAAGTAGATGGAAATGAGTTGTTAGCTTCAAAAGTGGTTCTTGCGGCAGGTGCGTGGACAGACGAACTTTTACGCCCTCTTGGTAAAACATTATTAGTTAAACCGCAGAAGGGTCAAATTCTTCACCTAGAATTACCGCAAACAAATAATGATAACTGGCCGGTGCCGGTCATTATTCCGCCGGGCGATTATTATATGGTTAGCTTTGGGAATGGTCGTCTTGTAACTGGCGCGACCCGGGAAGATAATTCAGGATTCGATTATCGTGTGACTGCCGGAGGTATTTATGACGTATTAAATGAAACGTTTCAGGTGGCACCAGCTCTTAAAGAGAGCCGAGTAGTGGAAACGAGGGTTGGCTTTAGACCATTTACCCCAGGGTCATTACCGGTGATCGGTAAGGTACCTGATATAGAAGGGGTAGTTATGGCGACTGGATTAGGGGCAACGGGGTTAACAGCAGGACCATTTTTAGGTTCTCTTCTTGCTAAATTAGCCGTTGGTGAAAAAAGTGATTTTCCAATTGAAGATTACAACTGTGAAGCAGCTTTCCAATCGTAA
- a CDS encoding flavodoxin family protein has protein sequence MAIKALYLNTSLKTGNETSNTSGLIQESRQILEGEGVTTEEVRIADFHLPFGMEPDMGADDEWPKLFNKIKKADMVIIGTPVWQGELSSICKLVLEKLDASSDETNDYGQPIYYNKVGGAIVTGNEDGGKQAAKTIIFVLQHLGFTIPPNGEAYWVGEAGPGPSYLEAGQESDFTKENVSVMSHNLVHLAKMFKATPIPAKGNT, from the coding sequence ATGGCGATAAAAGCATTGTATTTAAATACTTCATTAAAAACAGGTAATGAAACGTCTAATACGAGTGGCTTAATTCAAGAGTCACGACAAATTTTGGAAGGTGAAGGTGTGACAACAGAAGAGGTACGTATAGCGGACTTTCATCTTCCTTTTGGGATGGAACCGGATATGGGTGCCGATGATGAGTGGCCGAAGCTCTTTAATAAGATAAAAAAAGCCGATATGGTCATAATTGGTACACCTGTGTGGCAAGGAGAATTAAGTAGTATATGTAAACTTGTACTGGAAAAATTAGATGCCTCTAGCGACGAGACAAATGATTATGGGCAACCTATTTATTATAATAAAGTCGGAGGAGCTATTGTGACGGGAAATGAAGATGGCGGTAAACAGGCTGCTAAAACAATTATTTTTGTCTTACAACATTTAGGTTTTACTATTCCCCCTAATGGCGAAGCCTATTGGGTCGGAGAAGCAGGACCAGGGCCTTCCTATTTGGAAGCGGGACAGGAAAGTGATTTTACGAAAGAAAATGTCTCAGTCATGAGTCATAATCTTGTTCATCTTGCTAAAATGTTTAAGGCAACTCCGATTCCTGCAAAAGGAAATACTTAA
- the dapA gene encoding 4-hydroxy-tetrahydrodipicolinate synthase: protein MNFGHILTAMVTPFDHEGNIDYQATKDVINHLLSNGSDGIVIAGTTGESPTLSIREKAELYKFAVETVSGKATVIAGTGTNSTRAAIELTQLAEEAGVDGVMLATPYYNKPNQEGMYLHFKAIAESTPLPVMLYNVPGRSVVNLLPDTVIRLAAVENIISIKEASGDLDAMTEIIANTPENFSLYSGDDSLTLPIMAIGGNGVVSVASHIVGNEMKTMITAFKNGDLTYAQTLHRELVPIMNAMFSAPSPAPVKAALEMSGVKVGSVRLPMVPLTPEESQIVYKAIQHKILSSAV from the coding sequence ATGAATTTCGGACACATTTTAACTGCAATGGTAACCCCTTTTGATCATGAAGGAAACATTGACTATCAAGCAACAAAAGACGTGATTAATCACCTACTCTCAAACGGCTCTGATGGTATTGTCATAGCTGGTACGACTGGTGAATCCCCCACGTTGTCCATCCGTGAAAAAGCAGAGCTATATAAGTTTGCAGTAGAAACAGTTTCTGGTAAGGCGACTGTCATAGCAGGAACAGGAACTAATAGCACACGAGCAGCTATTGAACTGACTCAATTAGCAGAAGAAGCCGGAGTAGATGGCGTCATGCTTGCAACTCCGTATTACAATAAACCAAATCAAGAAGGTATGTATTTACATTTTAAAGCGATTGCAGAATCTACTCCACTACCCGTTATGCTCTACAATGTACCAGGACGTAGCGTTGTTAACCTATTACCTGACACTGTCATTCGATTGGCAGCTGTCGAAAACATCATCTCAATTAAAGAAGCAAGCGGCGACTTAGATGCCATGACAGAGATTATCGCCAATACACCAGAGAACTTCTCATTATATAGTGGAGATGATAGCTTAACACTACCTATTATGGCTATTGGTGGTAATGGGGTCGTGTCAGTTGCTTCTCATATTGTTGGTAATGAAATGAAAACGATGATAACGGCTTTTAAAAATGGAGACTTGACGTATGCCCAAACATTGCATCGTGAATTGGTGCCGATTATGAATGCCATGTTCTCAGCGCCGAGCCCTGCACCAGTTAAAGCCGCACTAGAAATGAGCGGCGTTAAAGTAGGATCAGTTCGATTACCAATGGTTCCACTGACACCTGAAGAATCGCAAATCGTTTACAAAGCCATTCAACATAAAATACTCTCTTCTGCCGTATAA
- a CDS encoding GNAT family N-acetyltransferase: MFKKCLKHDQSLLNLLMLADPNEKKVKKHFEEGECYCMMQHHRIVGAYIFVELASTTVEIVCMAVSEEWQGRGIGKQLIAHAVELTTQRGYKRLEVGTGNSSIDQLAFYQKCGFRITGVEHNFFLDHYAEPIYPTLKGQ; the protein is encoded by the coding sequence ATGTTCAAAAAGTGTCTCAAACATGATCAGTCTCTTTTAAACCTTTTAATGCTTGCAGATCCTAACGAAAAGAAGGTTAAAAAGCATTTTGAAGAAGGGGAATGCTACTGTATGATGCAACACCATAGAATAGTAGGTGCTTACATATTTGTTGAGCTAGCTAGTACGACGGTTGAAATAGTATGCATGGCTGTTTCAGAAGAATGGCAGGGGAGAGGGATTGGCAAACAACTCATTGCCCACGCTGTTGAGTTAACGACACAACGGGGATATAAAAGGTTAGAAGTTGGAACAGGTAATTCGAGTATCGATCAACTGGCTTTTTATCAAAAATGCGGTTTTCGTATAACGGGTGTGGAACATAACTTTTTCCTTGATCATTATGCGGAGCCTATTTATCCCACCCTTAAGGGGCAGTAA
- the pflB gene encoding formate C-acetyltransferase gives MGKTIEKLNESAWMAFNGDSWKNDINVRDFIQKNYTLYEGDESFLEGATEATDELWKQIMALTTEERERGGVYDLDTSIVSTITSHKAGYLNKEKEKVVGVQTDIPFKRSMQPYGGIRMAKAALESYGYELDEEVEKIFSDYRKTHNQGVFDAYTPEMMLARKVGIITGLPDAYGRGRIIGDYRRVALYGVDRLIEAKKEEVADLPTKMSEDVIRLREELAEQMRALNELKELGTIYGFDISKPATNATEAFQWLYLGYLAAIKEQNGAAMSLGRVSTFLDIYIERDLETGVLTEKAAQELVDHFVMKLRLVKFARTPEYNELFSGDPTWVTESIAGIGKDGRPLVTKSSYRFLHTLKNLGPAPEPNLTVLWSPALPEAFKHYCAKMSIDTSSIQYENDEIMRPEYGDDYGIACCVSAMEIGKQMQFFGARANLAKGLLYAINGGVDEKAKVKVAHGIEPITSEYLDYEEVKKNFDVVLEWLAGLYINTLNVIHYMHDKYSYERIEMALHDRDIRRTMATGIAGLSVAADSLSAIKHSKVKVIRDEDGLAVDYEIEGDYPQYGNDDDRVDDIAKDLVVKFSDMLKKHDTYRQSETTMSILTITSNVVYGKKTGNTPDGRKDGEPFAPGANPLHGRDKKGALASLNSVAKMPYANSLDGISNTFSIVPKALGREEDDQKANLASILDGYSEKEGHHLNINVFDRSTLLDAMEHPEEYPQLTIRVSGYAVNFIKLTREQQIDVINRTFHESM, from the coding sequence ATGGGAAAAACAATTGAAAAATTAAATGAATCAGCTTGGATGGCATTCAATGGTGACAGTTGGAAAAATGACATTAATGTACGCGATTTCATTCAGAAAAACTATACCCTTTATGAAGGGGATGAAAGCTTTTTAGAGGGTGCAACAGAAGCTACTGACGAGTTGTGGAAGCAAATTATGGCTTTAACAACTGAAGAACGGGAGCGAGGCGGCGTTTATGACTTAGATACGTCTATCGTGTCCACGATCACCTCTCACAAAGCTGGTTATTTAAACAAAGAAAAAGAGAAAGTTGTTGGGGTTCAAACAGATATCCCATTTAAACGTTCTATGCAGCCTTATGGTGGTATAAGAATGGCTAAAGCCGCTCTCGAGTCTTACGGCTATGAGTTAGATGAAGAAGTTGAGAAAATTTTTAGTGACTACCGTAAAACACACAATCAAGGTGTTTTTGATGCCTATACGCCGGAAATGATGCTTGCTAGAAAAGTGGGCATCATCACGGGATTGCCTGATGCTTACGGTCGTGGCCGTATTATCGGTGATTACCGACGAGTGGCTCTCTATGGTGTAGATCGTCTCATTGAAGCTAAAAAAGAGGAAGTTGCAGATCTTCCAACTAAAATGTCTGAAGACGTTATTCGTTTACGCGAGGAACTCGCAGAGCAAATGAGAGCTTTAAACGAATTAAAAGAGCTTGGTACTATTTATGGATTTGACATCTCTAAACCGGCAACAAATGCCACTGAAGCTTTCCAATGGCTCTATCTCGGTTACTTGGCAGCTATTAAAGAACAAAATGGTGCTGCCATGAGTCTTGGACGTGTCTCAACCTTCCTTGACATTTATATTGAACGTGACCTTGAAACAGGTGTTTTAACAGAGAAAGCGGCACAAGAGCTTGTGGATCATTTTGTTATGAAGCTACGTCTCGTAAAATTTGCACGTACACCTGAATATAATGAACTATTCAGTGGGGATCCTACTTGGGTGACTGAATCCATCGCCGGTATCGGAAAAGACGGCCGCCCACTCGTAACAAAAAGCTCATATAGATTTCTTCATACGTTGAAAAATTTAGGGCCAGCTCCAGAGCCTAACTTAACTGTTCTTTGGTCTCCTGCCCTACCAGAAGCATTCAAGCATTACTGCGCTAAAATGTCAATTGATACGAGTTCTATTCAATATGAAAATGATGAAATTATGCGTCCGGAATACGGTGACGACTATGGGATCGCATGTTGTGTATCCGCTATGGAAATCGGGAAGCAAATGCAATTTTTCGGCGCTCGTGCTAACCTAGCAAAAGGCTTATTATATGCCATTAACGGCGGTGTTGACGAAAAAGCAAAAGTAAAAGTAGCCCACGGTATTGAACCGATTACGTCAGAATATCTTGATTATGAAGAAGTTAAGAAAAATTTCGATGTCGTCCTTGAATGGCTAGCCGGTTTATATATTAATACGCTTAACGTTATTCATTATATGCATGATAAATATAGCTACGAGCGTATTGAAATGGCGTTACACGATCGTGATATCCGCAGAACGATGGCGACAGGTATTGCTGGTCTCTCAGTTGCTGCTGACTCTCTAAGTGCGATTAAGCATTCGAAAGTTAAAGTGATTCGAGATGAAGATGGTCTTGCAGTTGATTATGAAATTGAAGGCGACTACCCTCAATACGGGAACGACGACGACCGTGTAGATGATATTGCAAAAGACCTTGTCGTTAAATTTTCTGATATGCTTAAAAAGCATGACACTTACCGCCAATCTGAAACAACAATGTCGATCTTAACGATTACGTCTAACGTTGTTTACGGTAAGAAAACAGGTAACACACCTGATGGTCGTAAAGACGGTGAACCATTCGCTCCAGGTGCTAACCCACTTCACGGTCGGGATAAAAAAGGTGCTTTAGCATCATTAAACTCTGTTGCTAAAATGCCTTATGCTAATTCTTTAGATGGTATTTCTAACACCTTCTCTATAGTTCCAAAAGCGTTAGGTCGAGAAGAGGATGATCAAAAAGCAAATCTTGCTTCCATCCTTGACGGCTATTCTGAGAAAGAAGGTCACCATTTAAACATTAACGTGTTTGACCGCTCCACATTACTGGATGCTATGGAGCATCCGGAAGAATACCCACAGTTAACGATTCGTGTGTCTGGTTATGCTGTAAACTTCATTAAATTAACTCGTGAACAGCAAATCGATGTTATAAACCGAACTTTCCACGAATCAATGTAA
- the pflA gene encoding pyruvate formate-lyase-activating protein produces the protein MNGRIHSIETSGMVDGPGIRYVIFTQGCLLRCQYCHNPDSWDREGGEIRSVSSLVTDIKKYWPYMKHSNGGVTVSGGEPLLQIDFLIELFKQLKENGIHTTIDSSGGCFSSHQAFQDKLDELLHYTDLVLLDLKHIDDKKHKVLTGMTNKHILEFAKTLSNKNVPVWIRHVLVPGISDDTEDLKNLSSFIHTLENVKKVEVLPYHKMGVYKWKELGLSYPLEGVEPPDDAKTAEAKRILQLH, from the coding sequence ATGAATGGTAGAATACATTCAATTGAAACATCTGGTATGGTAGACGGACCGGGGATCCGCTACGTGATCTTTACACAAGGTTGTTTGCTCCGATGTCAATATTGTCACAACCCTGATTCATGGGATCGTGAAGGTGGAGAAATAAGATCTGTCTCGTCATTGGTCACTGATATTAAAAAATACTGGCCATATATGAAACATTCTAACGGTGGTGTGACAGTAAGTGGTGGTGAACCACTTTTACAGATCGATTTTTTAATTGAGTTATTTAAACAGTTAAAAGAGAATGGTATCCATACGACAATAGATAGCTCCGGTGGGTGTTTTTCTTCCCATCAAGCATTTCAAGACAAGCTAGACGAACTGTTACACTATACAGATTTAGTTTTATTAGATTTAAAACATATTGATGACAAAAAACACAAAGTCTTAACGGGTATGACCAATAAACATATACTTGAATTTGCAAAAACGCTGTCTAATAAAAACGTGCCTGTTTGGATTAGACATGTGCTAGTCCCTGGTATTTCCGATGATACAGAAGACTTAAAGAATCTCTCATCGTTTATTCACACACTGGAAAATGTTAAAAAAGTGGAGGTATTACCGTACCATAAGATGGGTGTTTATAAGTGGAAAGAATTAGGTCTATCTTACCCTTTAGAAGGTGTAGAACCACCTGATGATGCTAAAACAGCTGAAGCTAAACGAATTCTCCAGCTTCATTAA